The following coding sequences lie in one Rothia sp. SD9660Na genomic window:
- a CDS encoding RNA-guided endonuclease TnpB family protein — MTTRTVKRAYKRRFYPTETQAAELMRTFGCVRVVYNKALHYRTNTWYEQGERVSYAQTDKALTSWKKEPELAFLNEVSSVPLQQALRHLQSAFSNFFEGRAKYPKCKTRRKSRLAATYSQRGFRVKYGAIYLAKMSEPLTLTAGDNPAPWEAASSLTVTCDSAGRWFISALCETEIAPLPTRGKTVGIDLGVKDALVLSTGQRLNPTDVYDLPAKNKRVTRYQRALSRKVKGSKNWEKAKLKLSRAHAAARDAKTDWLHQTTTTLVRTYDVICIEDLNVLGMTKAARGQGRAAKAGLNRSILDHNFAQFRTLLEYKAEWYGKQVVAIDRFFPSSKRCNTCGVVREHLPLSARFWTCKACGTRHDRDINAAQNIHAAGLAVYACGDGVRPAKKPLAGFKGGLSLMKQETPGSDTWTLLP; from the coding sequence ATGACTACCCGTACTGTGAAACGTGCCTACAAACGCCGTTTCTACCCCACCGAAACGCAAGCAGCAGAGCTGATGCGTACCTTCGGTTGCGTCCGAGTGGTCTATAACAAAGCCCTACACTACCGCACCAACACCTGGTATGAACAGGGTGAGCGCGTGAGCTACGCCCAAACAGACAAGGCATTGACCAGTTGGAAGAAAGAGCCTGAACTAGCTTTTCTCAACGAGGTCTCATCCGTTCCCCTGCAGCAAGCCCTACGGCATTTGCAGAGCGCCTTCTCTAACTTTTTCGAGGGCAGAGCCAAGTACCCTAAATGTAAGACCCGTAGGAAATCACGGCTTGCAGCGACTTACTCCCAGCGCGGCTTTAGGGTCAAATACGGGGCTATCTACCTAGCCAAAATGAGTGAACCCCTTACCCTTACTGCAGGGGATAACCCTGCCCCCTGGGAAGCCGCCTCTAGCCTCACCGTCACTTGTGATAGCGCAGGGCGCTGGTTCATCTCAGCTTTGTGTGAAACTGAAATAGCTCCCCTACCTACAAGGGGTAAAACCGTAGGAATTGACCTGGGCGTCAAAGACGCCCTGGTGCTCTCAACAGGTCAAAGACTCAACCCCACCGACGTCTATGATCTACCCGCCAAGAACAAGCGCGTCACCCGCTATCAGCGTGCCCTCTCCCGCAAGGTCAAAGGGTCAAAGAACTGGGAAAAAGCGAAACTCAAGCTCTCCCGAGCCCACGCTGCCGCCCGAGACGCCAAAACTGACTGGCTGCACCAAACCACCACTACCCTAGTTCGTACCTATGACGTGATCTGCATCGAAGACCTCAACGTCTTAGGTATGACCAAAGCAGCCCGGGGTCAAGGCCGGGCCGCTAAGGCTGGGCTGAATCGGTCAATCCTTGACCACAACTTCGCCCAGTTCCGCACCCTACTGGAATATAAGGCTGAGTGGTACGGCAAACAGGTGGTAGCTATCGACAGGTTCTTCCCCTCTTCTAAACGCTGCAACACCTGCGGTGTAGTGCGAGAGCACCTACCCCTTAGTGCTCGTTTTTGGACGTGCAAAGCCTGCGGCACCCGGCATGATCGGGATATAAACGCCGCACAGAATATCCATGCCGCGGGGCTCGCGGTGTACGCCTGTGGAGATGGTGTAAGACCTGCCAAGAAACCCCTTGCGGGGTTCAAGGGCGGGCTGTCATTGATGAAACAGGAAACTCCTGGTAGTGATACCTGGACCCTTCTCCCGTAA
- a CDS encoding NCS2 family permease, giving the protein MSSENTAAHKPAPSAPTSAIDRYFKITERGSTLSTEIRGGLATFFAMAYIVVLNPLILGLGPDGAGNTLGVERVAAATALVAGVLTIIMGLWAKQPFAMAAGLGVNALLSSTIATTPNLTWPQIMGLVVWAGIVMAILVLTGFRRAVFDAVPESLKTAIVVGIGLFISLIGLVNAGIVRRMPDAAGTTVPVSFGAGGHLQGWPIFVFLFGLFLTIALFIRNVRGAILIGVVASTILAIVLEKVWPSGSSVDSATGWSLMIPGIPTQWIGHPDLSLLGSVDMVGAFSGSSLGTLGATMLMFAILLAVFFDVMGTSVGLASEAGTIDKDGKIENIDRVLLIDAAGSVLGGGSSSSAHQIFVESATGIGEGARTGFANIVTGALFLLAVFISPLVSIVPFEAVAPALVVVGFLMVRQAIHINWTDWGLGIPAFLTIIMMPFTYSIADGIGAGFVAFTFIRLAQGRSKEVHPIMYIVSAAFLVFFGMGVIEGWMHA; this is encoded by the coding sequence ATGTCTTCTGAGAACACCGCGGCTCACAAACCCGCACCCTCAGCGCCCACCAGCGCTATCGACCGCTACTTCAAAATCACCGAACGCGGCTCCACCCTCTCCACCGAAATCCGCGGCGGTCTAGCAACCTTCTTCGCCATGGCCTACATCGTGGTGCTCAACCCCCTCATCCTGGGCCTCGGCCCCGACGGCGCAGGCAACACCCTCGGCGTCGAGCGCGTTGCAGCGGCAACCGCACTGGTGGCGGGCGTCTTGACCATCATCATGGGCCTCTGGGCCAAGCAGCCCTTCGCCATGGCGGCGGGCCTGGGCGTCAACGCCCTGCTGTCCTCCACCATCGCAACCACCCCCAACCTGACCTGGCCCCAGATTATGGGCCTGGTCGTCTGGGCCGGTATCGTCATGGCCATCCTGGTACTCACCGGCTTCCGCCGCGCCGTCTTCGACGCCGTACCCGAATCGCTCAAGACCGCCATCGTTGTGGGCATCGGCCTCTTCATCTCCCTGATTGGCCTGGTCAACGCCGGTATCGTCCGCCGTATGCCCGATGCTGCTGGCACCACCGTCCCCGTCTCCTTCGGCGCGGGCGGCCACCTGCAGGGCTGGCCCATCTTCGTCTTCCTCTTCGGCCTCTTCCTCACCATCGCCCTCTTTATCCGCAACGTTCGCGGGGCGATTCTGATTGGTGTGGTTGCCTCAACCATCCTGGCGATCGTACTGGAAAAGGTCTGGCCCTCCGGCTCTTCCGTGGACTCCGCCACCGGCTGGTCCCTCATGATCCCCGGAATCCCCACCCAGTGGATCGGCCACCCCGACCTCTCCCTGCTGGGCTCCGTTGACATGGTCGGTGCCTTCTCCGGCTCCTCCCTGGGCACCCTGGGCGCAACCATGCTCATGTTCGCTATCCTGCTGGCAGTCTTCTTCGACGTCATGGGCACCTCCGTAGGCCTGGCCTCCGAAGCTGGCACCATCGACAAAGACGGCAAGATCGAAAACATCGACCGCGTCCTGCTGATTGACGCCGCCGGTTCCGTACTCGGTGGTGGCTCATCGTCCTCAGCCCACCAGATCTTTGTGGAATCCGCCACCGGTATCGGTGAAGGTGCCCGCACTGGCTTCGCCAACATCGTCACCGGCGCCCTCTTCCTGCTGGCTGTCTTCATCTCACCGCTGGTGTCCATCGTGCCCTTCGAGGCTGTCGCCCCCGCCCTGGTCGTCGTGGGCTTCCTAATGGTGCGCCAGGCCATTCACATCAACTGGACCGACTGGGGCCTGGGCATTCCCGCCTTCCTCACCATCATCATGATGCCCTTCACCTACTCCATTGCGGACGGTATCGGTGCCGGCTTCGTCGCCTTCACCTTCATCCGCCTGGCGCAGGGCCGCAGCAAGGAGGTGCACCCGATCATGTACATCGTCTCAGCTGCCTTCCTGGTCTTCTTCGGCATGGGCGTGATTGAGGGCTGGATGCACGCCTAA
- a CDS encoding YchJ family protein, whose product MLEPDTRCPCGTGETYGACCGRYHTHFAQTGDLTAPTPEALMRSRFSAFAVGLPDYLLASWHPSTRPASLHLDDSLRWYRLDILSTAGGPFDSTGGVEFAAYYQSVPGTPEDERVRGVQTEVSRFTKDGGAWYYVDGEVS is encoded by the coding sequence ATGCTTGAACCCGATACCCGCTGCCCCTGCGGCACCGGCGAAACCTACGGCGCCTGTTGCGGCCGCTACCACACCCATTTTGCTCAGACCGGCGACCTGACAGCACCCACACCCGAGGCCCTCATGCGCTCCCGCTTCAGTGCCTTTGCAGTGGGCCTGCCCGACTACCTCCTAGCCAGCTGGCACCCCAGCACCCGGCCTGCGTCCTTGCACCTCGACGACAGCCTGCGCTGGTACCGACTCGACATTCTCAGCACGGCAGGTGGCCCCTTCGACAGCACCGGCGGGGTGGAGTTTGCCGCCTATTACCAGTCAGTGCCGGGCACGCCCGAGGACGAGCGGGTGCGCGGTGTGCAGACCGAAGTCTCCCGCTTCACCAAGGACGGCGGGGCCTGGTACTACGTGGATGGTGAGGTCAGCTAA
- a CDS encoding fused MFS/spermidine synthase, whose translation MAKRRRTPKKQVETPEALVEGTYPIDTGIAELIEDDYTPGGWVLEINGMESSHIVLGQPRELDFEYMRWLAAVIEPFVDAHLDPAKLRITHLGGGACSMARYLADVYPASHNTVVELDGKLAAYVREWFDLPKAPTLKIRVGEARAVTEGFAPASRDIIIRDVFAGYITPEPLTTLEFTQLAERSLTAGGLYIINCGDDRSLAGARAEAAAMARVFEHTCIVADPAMLKGRRKGNVIIAGSHAPLPVAGDLATATITKRLLGGGVPAQYKDDAWVRDFARSATPRRDAQPEADLAQLDAQLRAGQ comes from the coding sequence GTGGCAAAACGCAGACGAACCCCCAAAAAACAGGTAGAAACCCCCGAAGCCCTCGTTGAAGGCACCTACCCCATCGACACCGGCATCGCCGAACTCATCGAAGACGACTACACCCCCGGCGGCTGGGTACTCGAAATCAACGGCATGGAATCCTCCCATATCGTGCTGGGCCAGCCCCGCGAACTCGACTTCGAATACATGCGCTGGCTGGCGGCTGTCATCGAACCCTTCGTCGACGCCCACCTCGACCCGGCCAAGCTCCGCATCACCCACCTGGGCGGCGGGGCCTGCTCCATGGCCCGCTACCTGGCCGACGTCTACCCGGCCTCCCACAACACCGTGGTCGAACTCGACGGCAAACTTGCCGCCTACGTACGCGAATGGTTCGACCTGCCCAAAGCCCCCACCCTCAAAATCAGGGTGGGCGAAGCCCGCGCCGTCACCGAAGGTTTTGCCCCGGCATCGCGCGACATCATCATCCGCGACGTCTTCGCCGGCTACATCACCCCAGAACCACTGACCACCCTCGAATTTACCCAGCTGGCCGAGCGCTCGCTGACTGCGGGCGGGCTCTACATCATCAACTGCGGCGATGACCGCTCCCTAGCCGGGGCTCGCGCTGAGGCTGCCGCCATGGCTCGGGTCTTTGAGCACACCTGCATCGTGGCAGACCCGGCCATGCTCAAGGGCCGACGCAAGGGCAACGTCATCATCGCTGGCTCCCACGCGCCCCTGCCGGTGGCCGGTGACCTGGCCACCGCCACCATCACCAAGCGCCTGCTAGGTGGTGGGGTGCCCGCCCAGTACAAGGACGACGCCTGGGTGCGCGACTTCGCCCGCTCGGCTACCCCGCGCCGCGACGCCCAGCCAGAGGCCGACCTAGCCCAGCTGGACGCCCAACTTCGCGCCGGTCAATAA
- the fdhD gene encoding formate dehydrogenase accessory sulfurtransferase FdhD, with protein sequence MGRLNRTAPATRYVLKDDGTFSIDRRADALTAEEPLEIKLDGQTVTTTMRTPGHDIELAHGFLHAEGLIRSAAEISTARYCAGATGPDGANTYNVLDLTRAVPEATHPSPPGGVLPLFGKAAPLRLTVTNSACGVCGSASIDSIMGKASRPIPPTALTPEQVLELPVRLRDHQVIFKKTGGIHAAAVFEPGGELLVAREDIGRHNAVDKVVGHLLMNDGLEPPAPGLPGRTLVVSSRASFELVQKAVLAGFSALVAVSAPSSLAVDLAKESGLTLVAFARERRFNLYSGQLAQ encoded by the coding sequence ATGGGTAGGCTCAACCGTACTGCTCCGGCCACCCGGTACGTGCTCAAAGACGACGGTACTTTCTCTATTGACCGCCGCGCCGACGCCCTGACCGCTGAGGAGCCCCTCGAAATCAAGCTGGATGGCCAGACCGTCACCACCACCATGCGCACCCCGGGGCATGATATTGAACTGGCCCACGGGTTCCTGCACGCCGAAGGGCTGATTAGGAGCGCCGCAGAGATTAGTACCGCCCGCTACTGCGCGGGGGCGACCGGGCCGGACGGCGCCAACACCTACAACGTGCTTGACCTGACCCGCGCAGTCCCTGAAGCTACGCACCCCAGCCCGCCGGGCGGCGTCCTACCCCTCTTTGGGAAGGCTGCACCCCTGCGTCTGACCGTGACTAACTCGGCCTGCGGGGTGTGCGGGTCGGCCTCGATTGACTCCATTATGGGCAAGGCCAGTCGCCCCATACCTCCTACCGCCCTTACTCCTGAGCAGGTGCTGGAACTGCCTGTCCGGTTGCGCGACCACCAGGTGATTTTCAAAAAAACCGGCGGTATTCACGCCGCCGCCGTCTTTGAGCCGGGCGGTGAACTGTTGGTTGCCCGCGAAGATATCGGCCGCCACAACGCCGTGGACAAGGTAGTGGGCCACCTGCTCATGAACGACGGGCTGGAGCCCCCCGCCCCCGGCCTACCGGGGCGGACGCTGGTGGTCAGCTCCCGGGCGTCCTTTGAGCTGGTGCAGAAGGCAGTACTTGCCGGTTTCTCGGCGCTTGTGGCGGTTTCTGCCCCGTCCTCGCTGGCTGTGGATCTTGCCAAGGAATCGGGCCTCACCCTGGTCGCTTTTGCCCGCGAACGACGTTTTAACCTGTACTCGGGTCAGCTAGCTCAGTAA
- a CDS encoding DUF2218 domain-containing protein: protein MDLVSYPAIDTLTARSRAVVLTDRPARYAKQLASHFGHKILVEEVEGGHRLTFNRDGNFGGYGDVLVQQVDGVERLVLLTYAATAEGRERLESVLGRHLERFGEKDGLSVTFLPL from the coding sequence GTGGATTTAGTGTCCTACCCCGCCATCGATACTCTGACTGCCCGCTCGCGCGCCGTCGTCCTCACCGACCGCCCCGCCCGCTATGCCAAGCAGCTGGCCAGCCACTTTGGGCACAAGATCCTGGTTGAAGAGGTTGAGGGCGGCCACCGTCTGACCTTTAACCGCGACGGTAACTTCGGGGGCTACGGCGATGTGCTGGTGCAGCAGGTCGACGGCGTCGAGCGTCTTGTCCTGTTGACCTACGCCGCAACCGCTGAGGGGCGTGAGCGCCTTGAGAGCGTGCTGGGCCGCCACCTGGAGCGCTTTGGTGAGAAGGACGGCCTTAGCGTCACTTTTCTGCCCCTCTAG
- a CDS encoding DUF6457 domain-containing protein translates to MSQRDPRDLEIARDFLAELSSRLNLDLALVENAMPHLLGMTKQVAHGVVRPAAPLAAFLVGYAAAQAPGQDADEQVESVRSALEQVEILVDEYKERADG, encoded by the coding sequence ATGAGTCAGAGAGACCCCCGCGACCTTGAGATTGCCCGCGATTTCCTAGCCGAGCTTTCTTCCCGTCTGAACCTTGACCTTGCCCTGGTGGAGAATGCTATGCCCCATCTTCTGGGCATGACCAAACAGGTGGCGCACGGGGTGGTGCGCCCGGCAGCGCCCTTGGCTGCTTTCTTGGTGGGGTACGCTGCCGCTCAGGCCCCGGGGCAGGACGCTGATGAGCAGGTGGAGAGCGTCCGTTCGGCTTTGGAACAGGTCGAGATTCTGGTTGACGAATATAAAGAGCGGGCCGATGGGTAG
- a CDS encoding S-layer homology domain-containing protein: protein MHPRPELKVNRAQAITLAASSLAISALSTTPASANIPVSGGIYSLWITNPARFGHPVAAEQALSPVSAYQPFSNGIIIWDAASGSHFYPGNPNNFVRTGPGNMLRDASIRLTSSDALIIGDSQVGEPNTNHSYWVGQGFTQAGYRPYFYSWGGIGVYAANQYHPSYVDSVINNARALPLGSPGIVYIQGSGNDLWTGRSYQDTAEGMRAVIRKLRELYPTSLIMLSEVVGRRISEQTNRHQLSEHLSAMGRQENVNVVPTRYWITDKGLAHLLADSVHLSPTGHTALAPHLAAWIRWSNGTGFADVLPTETFFTQMNWMRTSGISTGWEDGTYRPYQSALRGEIAAFFYRLAGSPAFTPPAVSPFRDVPTTHAFYHHITWMQAAGITTGWADGTFRPQQTVLRAEIAAFFYRFNGSPAANLSDIFKDVPVTHPFNREIAWMHANGITTGWADGTYRPQQPVLRAEIAAFTYRNVHRS from the coding sequence ATGCACCCCCGCCCAGAACTCAAGGTAAACCGCGCCCAGGCCATCACCCTCGCAGCATCAAGCCTAGCCATTTCAGCGCTCTCGACCACTCCGGCTTCAGCCAATATCCCGGTATCCGGCGGCATCTACTCCCTTTGGATAACCAACCCCGCCCGCTTCGGCCATCCCGTCGCCGCCGAGCAAGCCCTCAGCCCCGTCAGCGCCTACCAACCCTTTAGCAACGGCATCATCATCTGGGACGCGGCCTCCGGTTCCCATTTCTACCCCGGGAACCCCAACAACTTCGTCCGCACTGGCCCCGGCAACATGTTGCGCGATGCCAGCATACGACTAACCAGCTCAGATGCCCTGATTATCGGAGACTCCCAGGTGGGAGAACCCAACACCAACCACAGCTACTGGGTAGGCCAAGGCTTCACCCAGGCAGGCTACCGCCCCTACTTTTACAGCTGGGGTGGAATCGGTGTATACGCAGCCAACCAGTACCACCCCTCATACGTCGATAGCGTTATCAATAACGCTAGGGCCCTCCCCCTTGGCTCCCCCGGCATCGTCTATATTCAAGGATCTGGCAACGATCTGTGGACAGGCCGCAGCTACCAGGACACTGCCGAAGGTATGCGGGCAGTTATCAGAAAGCTGCGCGAACTCTACCCCACCAGCCTGATCATGCTCTCTGAGGTAGTTGGCCGCCGCATCTCCGAACAGACCAACCGTCACCAGCTATCAGAGCATCTTTCCGCAATGGGCAGGCAAGAAAATGTCAATGTAGTCCCTACCCGCTACTGGATTACCGATAAAGGTCTTGCCCACCTTCTGGCAGACTCCGTCCACCTCTCACCCACAGGCCACACTGCATTAGCTCCCCATCTAGCCGCCTGGATCCGCTGGTCCAACGGCACCGGCTTTGCCGATGTGCTCCCCACAGAAACCTTCTTTACTCAAATGAACTGGATGCGTACCAGCGGCATCTCCACCGGCTGGGAGGACGGCACCTACCGCCCCTACCAGTCAGCACTCCGCGGTGAAATCGCAGCCTTCTTCTACAGACTTGCAGGCTCCCCTGCCTTCACTCCCCCAGCAGTGAGCCCCTTCCGCGATGTGCCGACCACTCACGCCTTCTACCACCACATCACCTGGATGCAGGCCGCTGGCATCACCACAGGCTGGGCCGACGGAACCTTCCGCCCCCAGCAAACCGTCCTGCGTGCAGAAATCGCAGCTTTCTTCTATCGATTTAACGGTTCACCCGCTGCAAACTTGTCCGATATTTTTAAAGATGTGCCCGTCACCCACCCCTTCAACAGAGAGATAGCCTGGATGCACGCCAACGGCATCACCACAGGTTGGGCAGACGGCACCTACCGCCCGCAACAGCCCGTCCTGCGTGCAGAAATCGCAGCCTTCACCTACCGCAACGTCCACAGGAGTTAG
- a CDS encoding polysaccharide pyruvyl transferase family protein — translation MLNKFLRKDSPAPPAPAPAPVEHKEAPAPGKPIYLISMAGYPNYGDELITLRWLQYLAATHPTTEVWLDVREPGHATSLFKHAHPKLHVTNTLFRAIHEHLHGDPRTPADKIRELGTPNYDLGIIDLREAGTLHLLGGGYINSLWPENQLLVDAMRATRDISGARLYATGQGLTPRNDETFEDFDHVSVRDLPSAEALSLETGLDDALLLPPGQSPASALQTGRPEELYLCIQNDALEPGAHEAMLAFARAQIEHFGIPKERTYYVEAIPGNDYAGYDALRDLVTDDGFIPFSRFWRENFTYGPHQVWITSRFHHHLTGALHGARGIALNGQPGYYDVKHQSVLNLGSNWKLVSPLSDPQSPLDLTDLTAPPRSFIHHIRAKRQEAQELYPSRPL, via the coding sequence ATGCTCAACAAGTTCCTCCGCAAGGACTCCCCCGCCCCACCTGCTCCAGCGCCTGCACCGGTAGAGCACAAAGAAGCGCCCGCGCCCGGCAAGCCCATCTATCTCATCTCCATGGCCGGCTACCCCAACTACGGCGACGAACTCATCACCCTGCGCTGGCTCCAGTACCTGGCAGCAACCCACCCCACCACCGAGGTCTGGCTCGATGTTCGCGAACCGGGCCATGCGACGTCCCTCTTCAAACACGCCCACCCCAAACTGCACGTCACCAACACCCTCTTCCGGGCAATTCACGAGCACCTCCACGGCGACCCCAGGACCCCGGCTGATAAGATTCGTGAGCTCGGCACACCCAACTACGACCTGGGCATCATCGACCTGCGGGAGGCAGGCACCCTGCACCTGCTCGGTGGCGGTTACATCAACTCCCTCTGGCCCGAAAACCAACTACTCGTAGACGCCATGCGCGCTACCCGTGATATCTCAGGAGCCCGCCTCTATGCCACAGGTCAGGGCCTCACCCCGCGCAACGACGAAACCTTCGAAGACTTCGATCACGTCAGCGTACGCGACTTACCCAGCGCAGAGGCACTCAGCCTAGAAACCGGCCTCGACGACGCCCTACTGCTCCCACCCGGTCAGTCACCCGCGTCCGCCCTTCAAACAGGACGCCCCGAAGAGCTCTACCTCTGCATACAAAATGACGCCCTCGAACCCGGGGCCCACGAGGCAATGCTCGCCTTCGCCCGCGCCCAAATCGAGCACTTCGGTATCCCCAAGGAACGCACCTACTATGTCGAAGCCATCCCCGGCAACGACTACGCAGGCTACGACGCCCTGCGCGACCTCGTAACCGACGATGGGTTCATTCCCTTCTCACGCTTCTGGCGTGAAAACTTCACCTACGGCCCCCACCAGGTATGGATCACCAGCCGCTTCCACCACCACCTCACCGGTGCCCTCCACGGGGCCCGCGGCATAGCCCTCAACGGGCAGCCCGGCTACTACGACGTCAAACACCAGTCGGTGCTCAATCTCGGCAGCAACTGGAAGCTCGTCAGCCCCCTCAGCGACCCGCAGAGCCCCCTTGACCTCACCGACCTCACGGCCCCCCCCCGAAGCTTCATCCACCACATCCGCGCCAAGCGGCAAGAAGCCCAGGAGCTCTACCCCAGCCGTCCGCTCTAA